The sequence CCATATCGACCTCGACGGCTACAGCTGCCAGCTTGTCATGCAGCATACGCCCCATACCATGCATTTTTACAACGCCAACTACGGCGAAGAGGTCCCCGAACGCCTGCGGCAGATCGTCGAGGCGCTTGAACACGAACGCGAAGCGATGATCCTCGTCACCGACCTGAACCTGACCCCCGACGAGTCCCGCTGGCTCGACGGCGAAGTCAAACGGTTCAACGAAACAGGCAAAAAGATCACCCTGCAGCTGCTCGACCACCACGGCAGCGGCAAGGAGAGCGCGGCGCGCTACGGCTGGTACCTCCTCGATACCGACCGCAGTGCCACGAAGATCACCTATGAATTCGCCAAAGAACAGGGGTGGCTGCAGGAGGAGCCTGCGTGGATGGAGGCTTATGTCGCCGTCGTCAACGCCGTCGACCTCTGGCTGCAGCATGAAGCGGAGAACTTCGAATACGGCAAGGTGCTCATGCGACTCGTCAGCGAGACCCGCGAACTGGGCCGGACCCTCTTCGCCGAACAGGACCGCGCCTACAAGCTGAGCCTGCTCACGGAAGCCGCCGCGATGATCGATCTGCCTGACGCGCCGATCGTGCTGGACGAGAAAATTCACCTGATGAAAAAAGGGTTTTTCCGCGAAGAGGAGAACAACACCCTTGACAACCTGGTGACGAAGTACATCGTCTCCCTGATGGGGGCGAAGCGCAAAGAGATGACGATCTACTACAAAGGGTACCGCGGCTTTTTAAGCTATGCCGTCGGCAACACCTCCATCATCGGCAACGGCTTCCTCGTCACCTACCCCGAATATGACTTCATTGTCGACATCAGTCCCCGCGGGACGATGAGCCTGCGCGCCAACAACCAGGTCGACGTCTCCCTCATCGCCAAGGAGTGGGCGGGCGGCGGCGGACACCCCAACGCCTCCGGGGGCCGTATCCAGGGCTTCAAAGAGCAGTTCCGCTACGACAAGGTCAAAGCGCAGATCGAATCACTGATCGCCAAGCGCGAATCCGTCTCCGGAAAACTGCCGCAAAAAAGCGAATAGGCCCCTAGCGGTTTTTCGCGAAATAGCGTTCCACACCCTCCGCCAGGCCCCTGGCAAAATAATCCTGATACGTATTGCTGTGAATCCGCACCGCCTCTTTGGGGTGGGTAATAAAGCCGATTTCGACGAGGACCGCCGGCATCTGTGCGCCGACCAGGACCCAGAACGGGCCTTCTCTGACCCCCGCGTCCTTCACCTCTTTGTAGCGGGCCCGCAGCGACGAAAGCACGCTTGACTGCAGGTCGATCGCCAGTTTGTGCGACGCGACGATCTTTTCGGAGTTGAGGACGTTCAGGAAGGTGCTCTTGCCGTAAAAGTCCATATCCTCGACTTCCGCCTTGTTCTCCAGGGCCGCGGCGTTCGTCGCCCGCTTGGAACGCGACGGGGAGAGAAAGTAGGTCTCGATGCCGTACGCTTTGTGCGCCTTGCTTTTGGGCACGGCATTGGCGTGCAGGGAGATGAAAAGATCCGCTTTCTTCTTGTTGGCGTAGCCCGTACGGTTGCGCAGTTTGATGAACTTGTCGTTGCTGCGGGTCATGTAGACGGTGTAGCCGCGTTCGCGCAGGCGTGAGGCCGTCTTCGCCGCCAGGGAGAGGACGATCTCTTTTTCCTTGTAACGGTTGTGCCCGACGGCCCCGCCGTCTTTGCCCCCGTGGCCCGGGTCGATCACGATCACCCGCTCTTTGTTGCGGGCCTGGCCCGGGCTTGCCACGGGCACGCGCTTTGGCGACGTCACTCCGGAGAGCCCGGCACGTACCGTCAGCGTCTTCTCCGCTTTTGCAAAGCGCACCGGCAGCGCCTTGGAACTTTCCAGGACCAGGCGGATGGTCTGCGGTTTGTACTGTGTCAGGCTGATGCGCTTGAGGTCGCGGTGCGTCAGCGTATGGGACTCGTCCAGCACCGCATGGATATCAAGGACGTAGCGGTAGCCGTGCTTCCCGCTCTTTTTCAGCTTGAAGAAGTTGACATCTTTGTTCGAAAGCGTCTTTTCGAAACGGAACACCAGGTTGCCGTGGTCCCATTCGACCTCTTCCAGCCGGTTCTGCCCCTTCACGCTCGGCGTTTTCACCTTTGGCATTTCAGCCGCAGGTTCCGGCGCTGCCGCCGGGGCAGGCGCGGCTTTGGGTTCCGGCGCGGGCAGGGTCTTGAGCTTTCTGCTGTAGTCGCTGACGTCGATATGCAGCGCGCTGCCGCTCGCGACGATCCCTTCGAGCGCACGGCGTTTCTTGGCCGTGTCGCCTTCGATCGTTGCGTCCATATAGGCAGCTTTAAAGGTATCGTACGCCTGGAAGATTTCGGACTGTTTTTTGGAGTGGAGCGCGGCTTCCGCCTCGGAGACGGTCATCGCGTTGAGGGACGTACCAAGCAGTACGGCAGCGGTGGCGATCAGGCAGAGCCGCTTCAGCGTCATCAGGGCCTATTCGCCTTCGGTCAGCTTCTTCATCAGGTCGGCCACGCTGATGAGCTCGTTGATCCGGTAGCCGTTCGTGCCGGAGAAGAAGAGGCCAAGCTCGATATTCCCCTCGTAGGCATCGCTGAGGCGGTCGGCGATACAGAAGCCCACCGCTTTCGCCTCGACCCCGCGTTCGCAGGGCGCGACGCAGTTCGAGATACACTTGATCGCCGGCCCCGTGCGGGTCTCGATCAGGCTGCTCAGGTTCGTACGCACTCCGCGGGCGGGGTAGCCGACCGGGGACTTCATGAGGTGGATATCCTCCTCTTTTGCTTCGAGCAGAACCTTTTTGAAGTTCGGATGAGCGTCGCATTCGTAGGTACCGATAAAACGGGTACCCATCTGTACCCCGGCAGCACCCAGTTCCATCATCTCCTCAATGTCCTTCTTGTCCCAGATGCCGCCGGCGGCAATAACCGGGATATCGCCCCAGGCCGCCGCCTCCTCGACGACAGGCTTGACAAGGTTCTCGAGCTGGTGCTCCTCCATGGAACACTGTTCATAGGTAAAGCCCTGGTGCCCGCCGCTTTTGGGCCCTTCGAGGATCACGGCATCCGGCAGGCGGTTGTAACGCTTTTCCCAGCGTTTGCAGATGATCTTGAGCGCTTTGGGCGAGGAAACGATCGGCACCAGGGCAACGTCGGGATACCCCTCTGTGAACTCCGGCATGTTCGTCGGCAGTCCCGCCCCGGTGATGATGATGTCGATTCCCGCTTCGCAGGCATCGCGCACGACACGGCCGTAGTCGTTGATGGCGTAGAGGACGTTTGCCGCCAGCGGGGCGTCGCCGCAGATCTTGCGTGCGTTGTTGACGATGGCGGTCAGCCCCTCTTTGGAGTAGAAATTCTCCACGTCCAGCGGGCGGCCGGAGACCAGTTTGTGCGCATGCTCTTTCTGCTCGTAGTAGCCGGTCCCGACGGCGCTGATGACACCGAGTCCGCCCTCTTTGGAGACGGTCCCGGCCAGGCGGTCCCAGCTGATGCCGACGCCCATCCCGCCCTGAACGATCGGTTTTTCAAGCGTGTATTTACCGATTTTCAGCGGTTTGAAACTCATCTATTTCACCTTTACGCGGGCAAACTTGCGTTTGCCCACCTGAAGGATGTACTCGCCCGCTTCCAGCTGAAGCTGTTCGTCATCCACTTTTTCTTGATCCATTTTAACGGCTCCTTGCTTAAGGTCGCGACGGGCCTGCGATGTAGATGCTTCAAGGCCGCAATCCTGCAAGGCTTTGGCGATCCATACCGGGCCGTCAAGCTCGAATTCGGGCATGTCGCTCGGCAGTTCGCTCTTGGCATGGACCCGGTCGAACTCCGCCTTCGCCGCTTCGGCGTCAGCAGCGCTGTGGAAGCGCTCTACGATCTCCATAGCCAGCGCCTCTTTGACCTTTTTCGGGTGGGCTGCGCCCTGCTCGACGTCCGCTTTGAGCCGGGCGATCTCGGCAAGGCTCTTGTGGCTGAGCAGCTCGTAGTAGCGCCACATCAGCTCGTCCGAGATACTGAGTACCTTCCCGAACATCTCTCCCGGCGCTTCGGCCACACCGATGTAGTTGTTGAGGCTCTTGCTCATCTTCTGAACGCCGTCGAGGCCTTCGAGAATAGGCATCATCAGGACCGCCTGCTCCTTGCCCTTCTCGTAGGCGCGCTGCAGGTGGCGCCCCATGAGGAGGTTGAACTTCTGGTCCGTTCCCCCGATCTCGATGTCGCTGTCGAGGTGGACGCTGTCAAAGCCCTGGAGCAGCGGGTAGATGAACTCGCTGATGGAGATGGGCGTACCGCCCTTGTAGCGCTTCTCGAAATCGTCGCGCTCCAGCATTCGTGCGACGTTCATCAGGGTCGTGAGCTCGAGCATCCCCGCCGCACCGATAGGGTTGATCCAGTCGGCGTTGAAGAGAACGTCCGTTTTTTCCGGATCGAGGATCTTGAAGACCTGCTCTTTGTAACTTTTGGCATTTTCCGCGATCTGCTCGGGCAGCAGCTTCTTGCGCGTCTCGCTTTTGCCGGTCGGGTCACCGATCTGTGCCGTGAAGTCACCGATGATGAACTGCACGCGTCCGCCGATGCGCTGGAAAGCGGCCAGCTTGTTGAGCAGGACCGTATGGCCCAGGTGCAGGTCCGGCGCCGTCGGGTCGAACCCGGCTTTGACGCTGAAGGTTTTCCCCTCGTCGAGGGCCCCTTTTACCAGCGCCTCGATACGCGCTTCGTCGATGATTTCGGCCGTACCGCGGCGGATTTCAGCCAATGCTTCTGTTACTGTCATTCTTTCCCTTCACCTCTCACACGGAGCGATACGCATCGTCCGTTCGAATAAACTGTATGATATGAATTTTTTGTTCAATTTTAGCGCGGAGGCGGTTAATATCCGCTTCCGAACTCTGGAACTCCAGCTCGCACAGCTGCTGGTGTTCCTGCCGCTCTTTGCCCAGTTCGATGCTGACGATCTCCGCCCCCAGCTTCGCCAGGAAGGTGAGGAAATCCGCCAGCGCCCCCTTGGCGTTGTGCATGCTGACGATCATGTGGTAGTGGAAGATGCTCTCCTGCTTCCAGCGCACGAAAAGCATCGGCTCCTCATCCTCGATCAGCGTTGCGGCGTGCTGGCACATCTTGTGGTGGATATGTGCCTTGCCGTTGCTGACGAAACCGACGATCTCATCCCCGGCCTTGGGGTGGCAGCAGAAATCGAAAACGACGTCGGAGATCGTGTGGTTCGAGAAGAGCTCGATCGAACCGAACCGGTAGAGCTTGAGCTTGAAGCGATGCGTCGCCAGGAAGGCACCGAACTTCTTGTGCGAACGCAGGGCCTTGAGGTAGTGGTGCAGCACCTCTCTGAGATAGTCGACGTCCCGGGCGATCATCCAGGCATTCTGCAGACGGTTGTGTTCGCGCAGCCACTCCCGGATACGGGTCACGTTGAGCTGCATGACACCGCGCATGATCAGCAGGCCGCTCCGGCTGTCGATGTCGCGGATGCGGTGGCGGCAGTTGATGCGGATATGCTGTTTCGCCCGGGAGGTCTTGACGGCATCCATCCAGCTGCAGCGCAGCTGCTTCTCCTCACTGGTCATGATCCGAACGATGTCGCCGTTATGCAACTCGGCCAGCAGGCTCTTGCTCTCTTTGTTCACGAGGCACGATTCGGCACGGTCGCCGATCTCGGTATGGACGGCATAGGCGAAGTCGAGCGCCGTTGCCCCGCGCGGGAGCGTATAGGGTTTCCCTTTGGGGGAGAAGACGCTGATATCCTCGCTGTAGAGGTCGGTTTTCGCCAGCTCGTAGAAGTCCTCGATCGACTCCTCCTGGTACTGGAGGTTCTGCAGCCAGTCGAGGTTGATGTTGTTGCCGCCGCTCTTGTACTTCCAGTGGGCCGCGACCCCCAGCTCCGCCGTCTTGTGCATCTCGAAGGTACGGATCTGCACCTCGATGATGGAGGTGTCGTCGAACACCGTCGTATGCAGGGTCTGGTAGCCGTTCTCCTTCGGGATCGCGATGTAGTCCTTGAAACGCGAGGTGAGCGGCTGGAAATGCAGGTGCACGAGCCCGAGCACGCTGTAGCACTGGGTCGGGTCGTTCACGAGCACCCTGATGGCCAGCAGGTCCAGGACCTCGTCGATGCTGATCCCCTTGCGCTGCATTTTGAGGTAGATGGAGTAGTCGTGCTTGATCCGGCTGAGGATCTCGTAGCTGCCGGGCATGATCCCGTGGCGTTCCATCAGCTTGGCGATCTTCTGGCGGAAGCCGTTGAGGCGCAGTTCGATGTCGTGGTAGTTCGTCTTCAGGTAGTCGTCGATACGCTGCTTCTCATCCGAAAAGACGTAGGAGAAACTCAGGTCCTCGAGGAAGTTCTTGATATAGGAGATACCGAGGCGGTGGGCGATCGGTGCGTAGACGACCAGGGTCTCCTCGGCGATACGGCGCTGTTTGGCCGGCGGCAGCGAGTCGAGGGTCAGCATATTGTGCAGCCGGTCGCAGAGCTTGACGACCAGGACGCGGATATCCTTGATGGAGGCGAGCAGCATCTTTCTAAACGTCAGCGCCGAGACGACAAGCTTTTCGTCCGAGTGCGAGGGGATGAGCTCCTTGTCACGGATCAGGTCGATCTTGGTCAGCCCGTGCACCAGATGGGCCACGTCGGAGCCGTAGCGCATCTCCACGATCTCAATGGTATTGGGCGTATCCTCGACGACGTCGTGCAGGAGCGCGGCGATGACCATGGCGCGGTCCCCGGTGATGGAAGCTACCAGCGCAGAAACGAGGATGGGGTGGACGACGTAGGGTTCGCCGCTCTTGCGCGTCTGGTGCGCATGGGCGTCTTTGGAAAAAAGCAGCGCATCTTCGATCAGTTCGTCAAAGGCGATGTTTTCGTG is a genomic window of Sulfurimonas sp. HSL1-2 containing:
- a CDS encoding phosphoesterase, giving the protein MTIYHLSHIDLDGYSCQLVMQHTPHTMHFYNANYGEEVPERLRQIVEALEHEREAMILVTDLNLTPDESRWLDGEVKRFNETGKKITLQLLDHHGSGKESAARYGWYLLDTDRSATKITYEFAKEQGWLQEEPAWMEAYVAVVNAVDLWLQHEAENFEYGKVLMRLVSETRELGRTLFAEQDRAYKLSLLTEAAAMIDLPDAPIVLDEKIHLMKKGFFREEENNTLDNLVTKYIVSLMGAKRKEMTIYYKGYRGFLSYAVGNTSIIGNGFLVTYPEYDFIVDISPRGTMSLRANNQVDVSLIAKEWAGGGGHPNASGGRIQGFKEQFRYDKVKAQIESLIAKRESVSGKLPQKSE
- a CDS encoding N-acetylmuramoyl-L-alanine amidase, whose amino-acid sequence is MTLKRLCLIATAAVLLGTSLNAMTVSEAEAALHSKKQSEIFQAYDTFKAAYMDATIEGDTAKKRRALEGIVASGSALHIDVSDYSRKLKTLPAPEPKAAPAPAAAPEPAAEMPKVKTPSVKGQNRLEEVEWDHGNLVFRFEKTLSNKDVNFFKLKKSGKHGYRYVLDIHAVLDESHTLTHRDLKRISLTQYKPQTIRLVLESSKALPVRFAKAEKTLTVRAGLSGVTSPKRVPVASPGQARNKERVIVIDPGHGGKDGGAVGHNRYKEKEIVLSLAAKTASRLRERGYTVYMTRSNDKFIKLRNRTGYANKKKADLFISLHANAVPKSKAHKAYGIETYFLSPSRSKRATNAAALENKAEVEDMDFYGKSTFLNVLNSEKIVASHKLAIDLQSSVLSSLRARYKEVKDAGVREGPFWVLVGAQMPAVLVEIGFITHPKEAVRIHSNTYQDYFARGLAEGVERYFAKNR
- a CDS encoding nitronate monooxygenase, which gives rise to MSFKPLKIGKYTLEKPIVQGGMGVGISWDRLAGTVSKEGGLGVISAVGTGYYEQKEHAHKLVSGRPLDVENFYSKEGLTAIVNNARKICGDAPLAANVLYAINDYGRVVRDACEAGIDIIITGAGLPTNMPEFTEGYPDVALVPIVSSPKALKIICKRWEKRYNRLPDAVILEGPKSGGHQGFTYEQCSMEEHQLENLVKPVVEEAAAWGDIPVIAAGGIWDKKDIEEMMELGAAGVQMGTRFIGTYECDAHPNFKKVLLEAKEEDIHLMKSPVGYPARGVRTNLSSLIETRTGPAIKCISNCVAPCERGVEAKAVGFCIADRLSDAYEGNIELGLFFSGTNGYRINELISVADLMKKLTEGE
- the tyrS gene encoding tyrosine--tRNA ligase, which produces MTVTEALAEIRRGTAEIIDEARIEALVKGALDEGKTFSVKAGFDPTAPDLHLGHTVLLNKLAAFQRIGGRVQFIIGDFTAQIGDPTGKSETRKKLLPEQIAENAKSYKEQVFKILDPEKTDVLFNADWINPIGAAGMLELTTLMNVARMLERDDFEKRYKGGTPISISEFIYPLLQGFDSVHLDSDIEIGGTDQKFNLLMGRHLQRAYEKGKEQAVLMMPILEGLDGVQKMSKSLNNYIGVAEAPGEMFGKVLSISDELMWRYYELLSHKSLAEIARLKADVEQGAAHPKKVKEALAMEIVERFHSAADAEAAKAEFDRVHAKSELPSDMPEFELDGPVWIAKALQDCGLEASTSQARRDLKQGAVKMDQEKVDDEQLQLEAGEYILQVGKRKFARVKVK
- a CDS encoding RelA/SpoT family protein, producing the protein MANNFDINQIRSIRDIESATALLHENIAFDELIEDALLFSKDAHAHQTRKSGEPYVVHPILVSALVASITGDRAMVIAALLHDVVEDTPNTIEIVEMRYGSDVAHLVHGLTKIDLIRDKELIPSHSDEKLVVSALTFRKMLLASIKDIRVLVVKLCDRLHNMLTLDSLPPAKQRRIAEETLVVYAPIAHRLGISYIKNFLEDLSFSYVFSDEKQRIDDYLKTNYHDIELRLNGFRQKIAKLMERHGIMPGSYEILSRIKHDYSIYLKMQRKGISIDEVLDLLAIRVLVNDPTQCYSVLGLVHLHFQPLTSRFKDYIAIPKENGYQTLHTTVFDDTSIIEVQIRTFEMHKTAELGVAAHWKYKSGGNNINLDWLQNLQYQEESIEDFYELAKTDLYSEDISVFSPKGKPYTLPRGATALDFAYAVHTEIGDRAESCLVNKESKSLLAELHNGDIVRIMTSEEKQLRCSWMDAVKTSRAKQHIRINCRHRIRDIDSRSGLLIMRGVMQLNVTRIREWLREHNRLQNAWMIARDVDYLREVLHHYLKALRSHKKFGAFLATHRFKLKLYRFGSIELFSNHTISDVVFDFCCHPKAGDEIVGFVSNGKAHIHHKMCQHAATLIEDEEPMLFVRWKQESIFHYHMIVSMHNAKGALADFLTFLAKLGAEIVSIELGKERQEHQQLCELEFQSSEADINRLRAKIEQKIHIIQFIRTDDAYRSV